Proteins found in one Corynebacterium canis genomic segment:
- a CDS encoding mannose/fructose/sorbose PTS transporter subunit IIA codes for MVCIIVAAHGESAPALVDSATMIVGEVENTHSVTFVPGQGPEDLLEAYGEIVGDNTEDLLFLVDLFGGSPYNAGARFVADRENADAVSGVSIPMLVEVFTAARRPNATLDKLVKKALKAGTSGVRSFKAGKPPKPAAPPVDAAPADAAATDAAPAAAAAAPATAAPAEIDPNFPRDPNATMNVAFLRIDSRLIHGQVAGSWVNHVAPQTLIAACDAAAHDELRKSLLLQVGPASARTNVLDIPKTVRVYFNPEYKGMRTMIVVESPMDALKLLEEGVKVDEVNVGGVTFKTGMTLITEAVSVNDEHVEAYKAINALGVPMTLQQVPTSSRTDMMSKLKEKGLLT; via the coding sequence ATGGTTTGCATAATAGTTGCGGCACACGGGGAATCTGCCCCAGCATTGGTTGACTCCGCCACGATGATCGTCGGCGAAGTGGAAAATACACATTCAGTTACTTTTGTTCCCGGACAGGGCCCGGAGGATTTACTTGAGGCGTATGGGGAAATCGTCGGCGATAACACCGAAGATCTCCTGTTCCTCGTAGATTTGTTTGGGGGCAGTCCATATAATGCGGGGGCCCGTTTTGTGGCGGACCGTGAGAATGCGGACGCGGTGTCGGGGGTGAGCATTCCCATGCTTGTGGAGGTATTTACCGCCGCCCGCCGCCCGAACGCCACATTGGACAAGTTGGTCAAGAAGGCGCTGAAGGCGGGCACTTCCGGCGTGCGTTCCTTTAAGGCCGGCAAACCGCCGAAGCCCGCTGCCCCGCCTGTCGACGCCGCGCCTGCCGACGCCGCCGCCACCGATGCGGCCCCTGCAGCTGCGGCCGCCGCTCCGGCTACTGCGGCCCCGGCGGAGATTGACCCGAATTTCCCGCGCGATCCGAACGCCACGATGAATGTGGCCTTCCTACGAATCGATTCACGTTTGATCCACGGCCAGGTGGCCGGTTCCTGGGTGAACCATGTGGCGCCGCAGACGCTGATTGCGGCTTGCGACGCCGCGGCCCACGACGAGCTGCGCAAGTCGCTGCTGCTGCAGGTTGGGCCCGCCTCGGCTCGAACAAATGTACTTGATATCCCGAAGACGGTTCGCGTGTATTTCAACCCTGAATACAAGGGCATGCGCACGATGATCGTCGTCGAAAGCCCGATGGACGCCCTCAAATTGTTGGAGGAGGGCGTGAAAGTCGACGAAGTCAATGTTGGTGGTGTCACCTTTAAGACCGGGATGACACTGATCACTGAGGCAGTTTCGGTCAACGATGAGCATGTCGAAGCGTACAAAGCAATCAATGCACTAGGAGTGCCAATGACGTTGCAGCAAGTTCCGACTAGTTCACGCACTGACATGATGAGCAAACTCAAGGAGAAAGGACTCCTGACATGA
- a CDS encoding PTS mannose/fructose/sorbose transporter subunit IIC, producing the protein MSAISFVLVVLVALVAGMASVLDERQFHRPLVACTLMGLVMGDLTTGVILGGMLELIALGWMNVGAAMAPDAALASTVAAVVVIAGGQDVNTGIAIAVPLAAAGQVLTIFVRTIAVFFQHQADKFAEEANFRGIEIMHFTALFLQGLRVAIPTAAVAAVAGTDTVERWLDAIPEVVSVGLQVAGGFIVVVGYAMVINMMKARALMPFFFLGFVLAAFIPDLNLVGLGIIGACLAVVYVQLNPLFHDSIKPPARAMATTGPNYDNELE; encoded by the coding sequence ATGAGCGCTATTTCATTTGTTCTTGTTGTGCTCGTTGCGCTGGTCGCGGGCATGGCATCCGTGTTGGATGAGCGCCAATTCCACCGTCCGCTTGTCGCCTGTACCCTGATGGGCCTGGTGATGGGCGACCTCACCACCGGCGTGATCCTAGGCGGCATGCTAGAGCTGATCGCCCTCGGCTGGATGAACGTCGGTGCCGCGATGGCGCCGGATGCTGCGCTGGCTTCTACGGTAGCCGCGGTCGTCGTTATTGCCGGTGGGCAGGACGTGAACACCGGTATCGCCATCGCCGTTCCGCTGGCTGCTGCGGGCCAGGTGCTTACCATTTTCGTACGCACCATCGCGGTGTTCTTCCAGCATCAGGCAGACAAATTTGCGGAAGAGGCGAACTTCCGGGGCATCGAAATCATGCACTTTACCGCGCTGTTCCTGCAAGGTCTGCGCGTGGCCATCCCCACCGCCGCCGTCGCCGCCGTCGCCGGCACGGACACCGTGGAGCGGTGGCTGGATGCGATCCCAGAGGTCGTTTCCGTTGGTCTGCAGGTCGCCGGTGGCTTCATCGTGGTTGTTGGTTACGCCATGGTGATCAACATGATGAAGGCCCGCGCCCTCATGCCATTCTTCTTCCTTGGGTTCGTGCTCGCCGCGTTTATCCCGGACCTGAACCTGGTTGGCCTCGGTATTATCGGCGCCTGCTTGGCCGTGGTGTACGTGCAGCTCAACCCCCTGTTCCACGACAGCATCAAGCCGCCGGCGCGGGCCATGGCTACCACCGGCCCAAATTACGACAACGAGCTTGAGTGA
- a CDS encoding PTS system mannose/fructose/sorbose family transporter subunit IID, producing MTTPTKPDAVVVEQPGGPPELTQRDYLSTYIRSSFMLGSFNFERMQAIGVCVSLMPAIRRFYTKKEDQAAALKRHLEFFNTHPWIASSIFGVTAAMERQKAAGEDISDADITNVKVGLMGPLAGVGDPLFWGTARPVLAALGASLATNGNILGPILFFVVLTIFRMATRWYGFKLGYQKGVEVVSEVGGNTLRKLTQMASIMGLFVMGSLVSKWTSIYIPLEISRYEDQTGTEVVTTVQDILDTLLPGLAALLLTFLCMWLLRRKVNAIWIIFGMFAIGICGYGAGILAPAPA from the coding sequence ATGACTACACCAACGAAGCCGGATGCTGTTGTGGTTGAACAACCGGGCGGCCCGCCGGAATTAACCCAACGCGATTACCTCTCCACGTATATTCGCTCTTCCTTTATGCTCGGGTCGTTTAACTTCGAGCGTATGCAGGCCATCGGCGTGTGCGTTTCCCTTATGCCCGCCATTCGGCGCTTCTACACCAAAAAGGAAGACCAGGCCGCGGCGCTGAAGCGTCACCTCGAATTCTTTAACACCCACCCGTGGATCGCGTCCTCCATTTTCGGCGTGACTGCCGCTATGGAACGCCAAAAGGCCGCAGGCGAGGACATTTCCGATGCGGACATCACCAACGTCAAAGTCGGCCTGATGGGTCCGCTGGCCGGCGTCGGCGACCCGCTGTTCTGGGGTACCGCTCGCCCAGTGCTGGCCGCGCTTGGCGCCTCGCTGGCCACCAACGGCAATATCCTCGGCCCGATCCTGTTCTTCGTGGTTCTGACCATCTTCCGCATGGCCACACGCTGGTACGGATTCAAGCTGGGCTACCAGAAGGGTGTTGAGGTTGTCTCCGAGGTCGGCGGCAATACCCTGCGCAAGCTGACGCAGATGGCATCCATCATGGGTCTGTTCGTGATGGGCTCGCTGGTTTCCAAGTGGACCTCCATCTATATTCCGCTGGAGATTTCGCGGTACGAGGACCAAACCGGCACGGAAGTGGTCACCACGGTGCAGGACATCTTGGACACCCTGCTGCCGGGACTGGCGGCGCTGCTCTTGACGTTCCTGTGCATGTGGCTGCTACGGCGAAAGGTCAACGCGATCTGGATTATCTTCGGCATGTTTGCCATCGGCATCTGCGGTTACGGGGCCGGGATCTTGGCTCCCGCACCGGCGTAG
- a CDS encoding HAD hydrolase family protein — MTTTKLLSSDLDGTLIFDRAISGDTIAAIDAWQNAGHLAVCATGKSIAATKHALRPSNLEFDFYVLYTGAVITDKDYNILMSTTLPTELVVEIVGRLSGEPGMGVFATTLDTNDVRLASTIPPELTTDIVQYFDPMPISDIRNHTFVGIPLWINAGAATEDSIARIHAWIRDQYGDVVDCHRNQDFLDIVPANCTKRTGLEWLMSHLRDTTSATYETYSLGDSWNDIDMHQWADHSVSFPHSPVEIQQLTESVATTAASYIHEVLAQ, encoded by the coding sequence ATGACAACAACGAAGCTTCTCAGCAGCGACCTTGATGGCACGCTGATTTTTGATCGCGCCATTAGCGGCGACACCATTGCCGCCATCGACGCCTGGCAGAACGCCGGACACCTTGCGGTATGCGCGACCGGCAAATCGATCGCCGCCACCAAGCACGCCTTGCGTCCCAGCAACCTGGAATTCGATTTCTATGTGCTCTATACGGGTGCCGTGATCACGGACAAGGATTACAACATCCTCATGAGCACCACCCTGCCGACCGAACTGGTGGTTGAGATCGTTGGCAGGCTATCCGGCGAACCCGGCATGGGGGTGTTTGCCACCACGCTGGACACCAACGATGTGCGTTTGGCCAGCACTATCCCTCCGGAACTCACCACCGATATCGTGCAATATTTCGACCCGATGCCGATTTCCGATATTCGAAACCACACCTTTGTGGGAATCCCGTTGTGGATCAATGCCGGTGCGGCAACGGAGGACAGCATCGCGCGGATCCACGCCTGGATCCGCGACCAATACGGGGACGTGGTGGATTGCCACCGCAACCAGGACTTCTTGGATATCGTGCCCGCAAATTGCACGAAGCGCACAGGATTGGAGTGGTTGATGAGCCATTTGCGCGACACCACGAGCGCAACCTATGAGACCTATTCGCTCGGCGATTCGTGGAATGATATTGATATGCATCAATGGGCGGATCATTCCGTTTCGTTCCCGCATTCACCGGTGGAGATTCAACAACTCACGGAATCCGTGGCCACCACCGCCGCTAGCTATATTCACGAGGTGCTCGCCCAATGA
- a CDS encoding DUF4236 domain-containing protein yields MGITFRKRKKVGKNSWINISGSGASASTKIGPVTVNSRGGLWVNLPGGLTYRGRWR; encoded by the coding sequence ATGGGCATTACGTTCCGCAAGCGCAAAAAGGTTGGCAAAAACAGTTGGATTAATATCTCCGGTTCCGGGGCTTCCGCCTCCACGAAAATAGGCCCCGTGACGGTGAATAGCCGCGGGGGCCTGTGGGTCAACTTGCCCGGCGGCCTTACCTACCGGGGGCGGTGGCGCTAA
- a CDS encoding GNAT family N-acetyltransferase, protein MAIQVRDIVHDDRDWLRSYMVQQWGSEFLTTRGVENNAVEAPGLVAVRGGEIAGILTYVEHEDDCEILCLKSLTPGKGVGSLLVETFLKDRLPGELITVSVFNDNVGGLGFFQHLGFRIVELLRGNADKARCKNPGIPLVGARGIHIHDELVLAQRL, encoded by the coding sequence ATGGCAATCCAGGTTCGTGACATTGTCCATGATGATCGAGACTGGCTACGCTCATACATGGTCCAGCAGTGGGGTAGCGAATTCCTAACCACCCGAGGCGTCGAAAACAATGCAGTGGAGGCGCCCGGGCTAGTGGCGGTTCGGGGCGGGGAGATCGCAGGGATTCTCACCTATGTAGAACACGAGGACGATTGCGAGATCCTGTGTTTAAAGTCGCTGACGCCGGGTAAAGGCGTGGGCAGCCTCCTAGTGGAAACCTTTTTAAAGGACCGCCTGCCGGGTGAATTGATCACCGTGAGCGTATTCAACGATAACGTTGGCGGCCTTGGCTTTTTCCAACATCTGGGGTTCCGGATCGTGGAATTGCTTCGCGGTAACGCCGATAAGGCGCGGTGCAAGAACCCCGGCATTCCGCTGGTGGGCGCGCGCGGAATACATATTCACGATGAATTGGTGTTGGCCCAACGGCTGTGA
- a CDS encoding ATP-dependent Clp protease ATP-binding subunit, with protein MFERFTDRARRVIVLAQEEAQMLNHNYIGTEHILLGLIQEGEGVAAKALESMGISLDAVRQEVEEIIGHGATPHQGHIPFTPRAKKVLELSLREGLQMGHKYIGTEFLLLGLIREGEGVAAQVLVKLGADLPRVRQQVIQLLSGYEGNAETRRDDTVGAGSTPGGRAQTSAGERSSSLVLDQFGRNLTQAAKDGKLDPVVGREKEIERLMQVLSRRTKNNPVLIGEPGVGKTAVVEGLALDIVNGKVPETLRDKQVYSLDLGSLVAGSRYRGDFEERLKKVLKEINQRGDIILFIDEIHTLVGAGAAEGAIDAASLLKPKLARGELQTIGATTLDEYRKHIEKDAALERRFQPVQVPEPSVEMTIDILKGLRDRYEAHHRVSITDGALAAAAHLSDRYINDRFLPDKAVDLIDEAGARMRIKRMTAPAGLREIDERIAKVRREKEAAIDGQDFEKAAGLRDKERILGDERAAKEKQWREGDLEEIAEVGEEQIAEVLGNWTGIPVFKLTEEESTRLLRMEEELHKRIIGQDDAVKAVSRAIRRTRAGLKDPRRPSGSFIFAGPSGVGKTELSKALAEFLFGEDDALIQIDMGEYHDRFTASRLFGAPPGYVGYEEGGQLTEKVRRKPFSVVLFDEIEKAHKEIYNTLLQVLEDGRLTDGQGRVVDFKNTVLIFTSNLGTQDISKAVGMGFSAVGEADADGQYERMKNKVNDELKKHFRPEFLNRIDDIVVFHQLTREQIVQMVDLLIGRVAKALEAKDMALELTDEAKHLLAKRGFDPVLGARPLRRTIQREIEDVLSEKILFGELGAGEIITVDVVDDAFTFTPKPKPLPEDAFDTLAVEAAELTADS; from the coding sequence ATGTTCGAGAGGTTCACTGATCGCGCTCGGCGCGTTATCGTTCTGGCCCAAGAAGAAGCTCAGATGCTGAATCACAATTACATCGGCACCGAGCACATCTTGCTGGGGCTCATCCAAGAAGGCGAGGGTGTAGCCGCCAAAGCATTAGAGTCCATGGGTATTTCCCTTGATGCGGTGCGCCAAGAGGTCGAGGAGATCATTGGACACGGCGCCACCCCACACCAGGGACATATCCCATTTACGCCGCGCGCCAAGAAGGTGCTGGAGCTTTCCCTGCGGGAGGGCCTGCAGATGGGGCACAAGTACATCGGTACTGAGTTCCTGCTGCTTGGCCTGATTCGCGAAGGCGAAGGCGTAGCCGCCCAGGTGCTGGTGAAGCTTGGCGCGGACCTGCCGCGCGTGCGCCAGCAGGTTATCCAATTGCTTTCCGGCTACGAGGGCAACGCCGAGACGCGCCGCGATGATACGGTCGGCGCGGGTTCCACCCCGGGTGGGCGCGCGCAAACGAGCGCGGGCGAGCGTTCCAGCTCGCTGGTATTAGATCAATTTGGCCGCAACCTTACCCAGGCGGCCAAGGACGGCAAGCTTGACCCGGTGGTCGGCCGGGAAAAGGAAATCGAACGCCTGATGCAGGTGCTTTCCCGCCGCACCAAGAACAACCCGGTGCTTATCGGCGAACCCGGCGTGGGTAAAACCGCCGTGGTGGAAGGCTTGGCATTAGACATTGTGAACGGCAAGGTGCCGGAAACCCTGCGCGACAAGCAGGTGTATTCGCTCGACCTTGGTTCCCTGGTTGCGGGTTCCCGCTACCGTGGTGACTTTGAGGAACGCCTGAAGAAGGTGCTCAAGGAGATTAACCAGCGCGGCGATATCATCCTGTTTATCGATGAAATCCACACCCTCGTCGGTGCGGGAGCTGCGGAGGGTGCCATTGACGCGGCGTCGTTACTCAAGCCAAAGTTGGCGCGCGGCGAACTGCAAACCATCGGTGCCACAACGTTGGACGAATACCGTAAGCACATTGAAAAGGACGCGGCGTTGGAGCGCCGCTTCCAGCCCGTGCAGGTGCCTGAGCCCAGCGTGGAAATGACCATCGATATTCTCAAGGGGTTGCGCGACCGCTACGAAGCGCACCACCGTGTTTCGATTACCGACGGCGCGTTGGCCGCCGCCGCACACCTGTCCGACCGCTACATCAACGACCGCTTCTTGCCGGATAAGGCCGTTGACCTTATCGACGAAGCCGGTGCCCGCATGCGCATCAAGCGGATGACCGCGCCGGCGGGCCTGCGGGAAATCGACGAGCGCATCGCCAAGGTGCGCCGCGAAAAGGAAGCCGCCATCGACGGCCAAGACTTTGAAAAGGCCGCGGGCCTGCGCGATAAAGAACGCATCCTCGGCGACGAACGCGCCGCCAAGGAAAAGCAATGGCGCGAAGGCGACTTGGAGGAGATCGCGGAGGTCGGCGAGGAGCAGATCGCCGAGGTGCTGGGCAACTGGACCGGTATCCCCGTGTTTAAGCTCACCGAGGAAGAATCCACCCGCCTGCTGCGCATGGAAGAGGAATTGCACAAGCGCATCATCGGCCAAGACGATGCCGTGAAGGCAGTTTCGCGCGCCATCCGCCGCACCCGCGCCGGGTTGAAGGACCCGCGGCGGCCCTCGGGTTCCTTTATCTTCGCCGGCCCCTCCGGTGTGGGTAAAACGGAGCTTTCCAAGGCGCTGGCCGAATTCCTGTTCGGCGAGGACGATGCCCTGATCCAGATCGATATGGGCGAATACCACGACCGGTTTACCGCCTCCCGCCTGTTCGGCGCGCCCCCCGGGTACGTCGGCTACGAAGAGGGCGGGCAGCTCACCGAAAAGGTGCGCCGCAAGCCGTTCTCCGTGGTGCTTTTCGACGAGATCGAAAAGGCGCACAAGGAAATCTACAACACCCTGCTGCAGGTGCTTGAAGACGGCCGGCTTACCGACGGCCAGGGGCGCGTGGTGGACTTTAAAAACACCGTGCTTATCTTCACCTCCAACTTGGGCACGCAGGATATCTCCAAGGCCGTGGGCATGGGCTTTAGCGCCGTCGGCGAGGCCGATGCGGATGGCCAGTACGAGCGGATGAAAAACAAGGTCAACGACGAGCTGAAGAAGCACTTCCGCCCGGAGTTCCTGAACCGCATCGACGATATCGTGGTGTTCCACCAGCTCACCCGCGAGCAAATCGTACAGATGGTCGATTTGCTGATCGGGCGCGTGGCCAAGGCCCTGGAGGCCAAGGACATGGCGCTGGAGCTTACCGACGAGGCGAAGCACCTGCTGGCCAAGCGCGGCTTCGACCCGGTATTGGGTGCCCGCCCGCTGCGCCGCACGATCCAGCGGGAGATCGAGGACGTATTGTCCGAAAAGATCCTGTTCGGTGAGCTCGGTGCCGGTGAGATCATCACCGTCGATGTTGTCGACGATGCGTTCACCTTCACCCCGAAGCCGAAGCCGCTGCCCGAGGATGCCTTTGACACCCTCGCGGTTGAGGCTGCGGAGCTTACCGCAGACTCCTAA
- a CDS encoding TetR/AcrR family transcriptional regulator: MDIESAILDAGRVCILRDGIQRTTMAGVAREAGVSRPTLYRRYTGVNELLGDLLTRELVSVLDLAYPLPESLDELINVVLDCTEAVRTNELLQAIVQTDPEVLTKYFVQRFGRTQQRLMRFLAALFRNLEGEIRPGDPDKMAAVVLTATQILSLSGDALLQIDPDPKVWRSELEILIRGYLVPFNEHQLELFEGKLSDDT, translated from the coding sequence ATGGATATAGAATCTGCGATATTGGATGCGGGGCGAGTTTGCATCCTACGTGATGGAATTCAGCGCACCACTATGGCGGGTGTCGCACGGGAGGCGGGTGTCAGCCGTCCTACCTTATATCGCCGATATACCGGCGTAAACGAATTGTTGGGCGATCTACTTACACGTGAGCTCGTGTCCGTGCTCGATCTCGCATATCCATTGCCCGAATCGCTTGACGAGCTTATTAACGTGGTCCTCGACTGTACCGAGGCCGTGCGCACGAACGAGTTGCTCCAGGCAATTGTGCAAACGGACCCCGAAGTGCTGACCAAATACTTTGTGCAACGCTTCGGCCGGACCCAGCAGCGGCTCATGAGATTCCTGGCCGCCCTATTCCGGAATTTAGAAGGCGAAATTAGGCCCGGCGACCCGGATAAGATGGCCGCCGTTGTGCTTACGGCCACGCAAATCCTTTCATTGAGCGGGGATGCCCTTTTGCAGATCGATCCAGACCCGAAGGTTTGGCGCAGCGAACTTGAAATTCTGATCCGCGGCTATTTGGTCCCATTCAACGAACACCAGCTGGAACTCTTTGAAGGCAAACTCTCGGACGATACGTAA
- a CDS encoding DIP1984 family protein, which translates to MKLAEALVARADAQRRLAQLQERLHRVVLVQEGVEPGEDPQELMEEAERVIDQLEGLIRRINATNSATAFDEQRTLTDAIAAREAAQRRAALYTRLAQEATPEARFRATEIRNVATVDVRELRARADQAAKEHRELDTRIQQLNWTVELQ; encoded by the coding sequence ATGAAATTAGCTGAAGCGCTGGTCGCGCGCGCCGATGCGCAACGCCGCCTGGCTCAATTGCAGGAACGCCTGCATCGGGTTGTGCTGGTGCAGGAAGGCGTGGAGCCCGGCGAGGACCCGCAGGAACTTATGGAAGAAGCCGAACGCGTGATCGATCAGCTGGAGGGGTTGATCCGTCGCATCAACGCCACGAACTCCGCAACCGCCTTCGACGAGCAGCGCACCTTAACGGACGCCATCGCCGCGCGCGAAGCCGCCCAACGCCGCGCCGCCCTGTATACCCGGCTGGCGCAGGAGGCCACCCCGGAAGCCCGATTTCGCGCCACCGAGATCCGCAATGTGGCCACCGTGGACGTGCGGGAGCTGCGCGCGCGGGCGGATCAAGCCGCCAAGGAGCACCGTGAACTGGATACGCGGATCCAGCAATTGAACTGGACGGTGGAGTTGCAATAG
- a CDS encoding glycerol-3-phosphate dehydrogenase/oxidase: MASSALHADQRAADLQAVREGAEIDLLVVGGGITGAGIALDAATRGLRTVLVERHDLAFGTSRFSSKLIHGGLRYLAKFELSVARNSAVERGRLMELIAPHLVRPLAQVSALGPDTNLLQKAAMRAGYLAGDVLRMAAGTSTSVLPRSRYVTPAETRRLCPAVNTKALRGAWVNYDGAMIDDARLVTAVARTAAREGARVITRCAATDLTGTSATLTDTLTGESFPVSATAVVNATGVWAGTVDPEISIRPSRGTHLVFRSETFGNPTGALTFPLPGSLSRFLFILPEQLGRCYLGLTDEDTPGDIPDVPSTPEEDIEFLLTGTSRVLGVPLRRADVVGAFTGLRPLIDAAGATSDLSRRHAIITAPNGLISVVGGKFTEYRLMAEETVDAVVRSHEFAGIGGCATRTFPLVGAPTHMDSLEVAATELEDLPDSLVARFGFEAPQVVASATVSDPLGSIAGMDITRAEIEYAITHEGALNVDDILDRRTRIGLVPADRDRALPEVEAIFHELRGSDALP, encoded by the coding sequence ATGGCAAGCTCTGCGCTGCACGCCGATCAACGCGCCGCCGACCTCCAGGCGGTGCGCGAGGGTGCGGAGATTGACCTCCTCGTGGTCGGGGGTGGCATTACCGGCGCAGGCATCGCCCTCGACGCCGCAACGCGCGGCCTGCGCACCGTGCTCGTGGAGCGCCACGACCTCGCGTTTGGCACCTCGCGCTTTTCCTCCAAACTCATCCACGGCGGCCTGCGCTACCTGGCAAAGTTCGAACTCAGCGTCGCCCGTAATTCCGCCGTGGAGCGGGGCCGGCTCATGGAACTTATCGCCCCGCACCTGGTGCGCCCCCTCGCGCAGGTCAGCGCGCTGGGCCCAGACACGAACCTGCTGCAAAAGGCGGCGATGCGCGCGGGTTATCTCGCGGGGGATGTGTTGCGCATGGCGGCGGGCACCTCTACCAGCGTGTTGCCGCGCTCCCGCTACGTCACGCCCGCCGAGACCCGTCGCCTGTGCCCCGCGGTAAACACGAAGGCGTTGCGCGGCGCCTGGGTGAATTATGACGGCGCCATGATTGATGATGCCCGCCTGGTCACCGCCGTGGCCCGCACCGCCGCCCGCGAGGGTGCCCGCGTGATTACCCGCTGCGCCGCCACGGATCTCACCGGCACCTCCGCCACGCTCACTGACACGCTGACTGGGGAAAGCTTCCCCGTTTCCGCCACCGCCGTGGTCAATGCCACCGGCGTGTGGGCGGGCACGGTCGACCCCGAGATTTCCATTCGCCCTTCCCGCGGTACGCACCTGGTGTTCCGCTCCGAGACCTTTGGCAACCCTACCGGCGCGTTGACGTTTCCGCTGCCGGGGTCGTTGTCGCGTTTCCTGTTTATCCTTCCCGAGCAGCTGGGCCGCTGTTACCTCGGGTTGACGGACGAGGATACCCCGGGCGATATTCCCGATGTGCCGAGCACCCCCGAGGAGGACATTGAGTTTCTGCTTACCGGCACCAGCCGCGTGTTGGGGGTACCGTTGCGGCGCGCGGACGTGGTGGGCGCGTTTACCGGCCTGCGTCCGCTTATCGACGCCGCGGGCGCGACCTCCGACCTCTCGCGCCGGCACGCGATTATCACCGCCCCCAACGGCCTGATCTCCGTGGTGGGCGGCAAATTTACGGAATACCGCCTGATGGCCGAGGAAACCGTGGATGCCGTGGTGCGTTCCCACGAGTTCGCGGGCATCGGCGGCTGCGCCACCCGCACCTTCCCGCTGGTGGGTGCGCCGACCCATATGGATAGCCTGGAAGTGGCGGCCACCGAGTTGGAGGACCTGCCGGATTCCCTGGTGGCGCGCTTCGGTTTCGAGGCCCCCCAGGTGGTGGCCAGCGCCACCGTCTCCGACCCATTGGGCAGCATCGCCGGCATGGATATCACCCGGGCGGAGATAGAGTACGCTATCACCCACGAAGGAGCACTCAACGTGGACGATATTCTTGACCGCCGCACCCGCATCGGCCTGGTACCCGCAGATCGTGATCGCGCCCTGCCGGAAGTGGAGGCCATCTTCCACGAGCTGCGCGGCAGTGACGCCCTCCCCTAG